One genomic window of Gemmatimonadota bacterium includes the following:
- a CDS encoding DoxX family protein translates to MSATTVLAILRRVVACLMAAHGAYRAASPERVRGFGQWLASLHLPVGELLAAAITGAELAGAVALWFGWRRRLVSLLFVAELATGIVLIHATEGWFVVGGGRNGMEYSVLLIAVLLAVAAESRPHRDTA, encoded by the coding sequence ATGTCGGCCACCACGGTGCTGGCCATCTTGCGCCGAGTGGTGGCCTGCCTCATGGCGGCGCACGGAGCGTATCGCGCGGCGTCGCCAGAGCGCGTGCGCGGCTTCGGGCAATGGCTCGCCTCGCTCCACCTCCCCGTCGGTGAGTTGCTTGCGGCCGCGATCACTGGCGCCGAACTCGCCGGGGCCGTGGCTCTCTGGTTCGGCTGGCGACGACGCCTGGTCTCGCTGCTCTTCGTGGCAGAACTCGCCACCGGCATCGTCCTGATTCACGCGACGGAAGGATGGTTCGTGGTGGGGGGCGGCCGGAACGGGATGGAGTACAGCGTGTTGCTGATCGCGGTCCTCCTCGCCGTCGCCGCCGAGTCTCGGCCACACCGCGACACCGCATGA
- a CDS encoding N-acetyltransferase, with amino-acid sequence MADFFVHESSYVDAGAVIGSGTKIWHFCHVMGGAVIGERCSLGQNVVVMPGTRIGHNVKIQNNVSIYEGVELEDDVFCGPSCVFTNVINPRSHVSRKEEYRRTLVRRGASIGANATIVCGATLGEYAFIGAGAVVTGTVPDFALMVGVPARRIGWMCQCGERLALDAGHATCKACGSSYQEDGDRLRPIVPPVAPG; translated from the coding sequence ATGGCAGATTTCTTCGTCCACGAATCCTCCTACGTGGACGCCGGGGCGGTAATCGGCAGCGGGACCAAGATCTGGCATTTCTGCCATGTCATGGGTGGTGCGGTCATCGGGGAGCGCTGCTCCCTGGGGCAGAATGTCGTGGTCATGCCGGGGACCCGGATTGGCCACAACGTGAAGATCCAGAACAACGTCTCGATCTACGAAGGCGTGGAGCTCGAAGACGACGTCTTCTGCGGCCCCTCCTGCGTCTTCACGAACGTGATCAACCCCCGCAGCCACGTCTCCCGGAAGGAGGAGTACCGGCGCACCCTGGTGCGGCGGGGCGCCTCGATTGGGGCCAATGCCACCATCGTCTGCGGGGCAACCCTCGGCGAATACGCATTTATCGGTGCCGGGGCCGTCGTCACCGGTACCGTCCCCGATTTTGCCCTGATGGTCGGGGTCCCGGCCCGGCGGATCGGATGGATGTGCCAGTGCGGGGAGCGGTTGGCGCTGGACGCAGGGCACGCGACGTGCAAGGCCTGCGGTTCGAGCTATCAGGAAGACGGCGACCGGCTTCGGCCGATTGTCCCGCCCGTGGCGCCGGGCTAA
- a CDS encoding DegT/DnrJ/EryC1/StrS family aminotransferase — protein sequence MPVPMLDLVAQHRIIGNEVQAAVQSVIDRQAFIMGPEIPALEQAIATLTGVRRGIGCASGTDALLLPIRALDLAPGDEVIAPAFTFFATAGAIHNAGGVPVFADIDPVTFNITPEAIEAAITPRTRAIVVVHLFGQMAPMERIVQVAAKHGLAIIEDGAQTIGARRLVDGQWKHPGQLGTVATLSFFPTKNLGAWGDGGMMLTNDEALGERLARLRLHGGAKQYHHDEIGYNSRLDSLQAAVLLAKLPHLATWNAQRQSHAAHYEAAFAGLAGVCPPRTDPANEHIWHQYTIRAERRDALMAHLKSRGIGCAVYYPLPLHLQPCFAHLGYTRGSLPVTEAAMDSVLSLPIFAELTPAQLDEVAGGVREFYA from the coding sequence ATGCCTGTTCCCATGCTCGACCTGGTTGCCCAGCACCGAATCATCGGCAACGAGGTCCAAGCGGCAGTCCAATCGGTCATTGATCGTCAAGCATTCATCATGGGGCCCGAGATTCCGGCCCTTGAGCAGGCCATTGCGACCCTGACCGGGGTGCGCCGGGGTATCGGCTGCGCCAGCGGCACCGACGCCCTCCTTCTCCCGATCCGCGCGCTGGACCTGGCGCCGGGCGACGAAGTGATCGCGCCCGCCTTCACCTTCTTTGCGACGGCCGGGGCAATCCACAATGCCGGCGGCGTGCCGGTCTTCGCCGACATCGACCCGGTGACCTTCAACATCACCCCGGAAGCGATCGAGGCCGCCATCACCCCGCGCACCCGCGCGATCGTGGTGGTGCACCTCTTCGGGCAGATGGCCCCAATGGAGCGCATCGTCCAGGTCGCCGCCAAGCACGGCCTCGCGATCATCGAGGACGGCGCGCAAACGATCGGCGCGCGTCGCCTGGTGGATGGGCAGTGGAAGCATCCCGGCCAGCTCGGCACCGTCGCCACCCTTTCCTTCTTCCCGACCAAGAACCTCGGGGCGTGGGGCGACGGCGGCATGATGCTGACGAATGACGAGGCGCTCGGTGAGCGGCTCGCCCGGCTCCGGTTGCACGGTGGCGCCAAGCAGTACCACCATGACGAGATCGGCTACAACTCGCGCCTCGATTCGCTGCAGGCGGCGGTGCTCCTCGCCAAGCTGCCGCACCTGGCCACCTGGAACGCGCAGCGCCAGTCGCACGCGGCGCATTACGAGGCCGCGTTCGCCGGCCTGGCCGGCGTCTGTCCGCCGCGCACCGATCCGGCGAACGAGCATATCTGGCACCAGTACACCATCCGCGCCGAGCGCCGCGATGCCCTGATGGCGCACCTGAAGTCGCGCGGCATCGGCTGCGCCGTGTACTACCCGCTGCCGCTCCATCTGCAGCCCTGCTTCGCGCACCTCGGCTACACGCGCGGTTCGCTGCCGGTGACCGAGGCGGCGATGGACTCCGTCCTCTCGCTGCCGATCTTCGCGGAACTGACGCCGGCCCAGCTCGACGAAGTGGCCGGCGGCGTCCGGGAGTTCTACGCGTGA
- a CDS encoding Gfo/Idh/MocA family oxidoreductase, which yields MSLGTRPAFVSADPIIGRKIRVALVGCGRISANHFEAFEAHAAECEVVAVCDSEPEALAKAVARTGARGFTHLDALLAGSDADVVVLATPSGLHAAQAIACAEAGRHVVTEKPMATRWQDGKAMVTACDRADVHLFVVKQNRRNATVQAVKRAVEAGRFGRIYMVSVNVFWQRPQSYYDSAAWRGTWEFDGGAFMNQASHYVDLLDWLIGPVESVQAYTATLARTIEVEDSGVLAIRWRNGALGTMAVTMLAHPKNFEGSITILGEHGTVRLGGVAVNQIDHWEFAEPHPDDSKITEASYATTSVYGHGHKGYYENVFATLRGTAHADTDGREGLHSLELLIATYLAARDGRRVALPLEY from the coding sequence GTGAGTCTCGGCACCCGACCGGCCTTCGTCTCCGCCGACCCGATCATCGGGCGGAAGATCCGCGTGGCCCTGGTCGGCTGCGGCCGCATCTCGGCCAATCACTTCGAGGCGTTCGAGGCGCACGCCGCCGAGTGCGAGGTGGTCGCGGTCTGCGATTCGGAGCCGGAGGCGCTGGCCAAGGCGGTCGCGCGCACTGGCGCCCGCGGCTTCACCCACCTCGACGCGCTCCTCGCCGGCAGTGATGCCGACGTGGTCGTGCTGGCCACGCCGAGCGGCCTGCACGCGGCGCAGGCGATCGCCTGCGCCGAAGCGGGTCGGCATGTGGTGACCGAGAAGCCGATGGCGACGCGCTGGCAGGACGGCAAGGCGATGGTCACCGCGTGCGACCGCGCCGACGTCCACCTCTTCGTCGTCAAGCAGAACCGCCGCAATGCCACCGTGCAGGCGGTGAAGCGCGCGGTCGAGGCCGGCCGCTTCGGCCGGATCTACATGGTCTCGGTCAACGTCTTCTGGCAGCGGCCGCAGTCGTACTACGACTCGGCGGCGTGGCGCGGCACCTGGGAGTTCGACGGCGGCGCGTTCATGAACCAGGCCAGTCATTACGTCGACCTGCTCGACTGGCTCATCGGCCCCGTCGAGAGCGTGCAGGCCTACACCGCCACCCTGGCCCGGACCATCGAGGTCGAGGACTCCGGCGTGTTGGCGATCCGCTGGCGCAACGGTGCGCTCGGCACGATGGCCGTCACGATGCTGGCGCATCCGAAGAACTTCGAGGGATCGATCACCATCCTGGGTGAGCACGGCACCGTGCGCCTCGGCGGCGTCGCGGTGAACCAGATCGACCATTGGGAATTTGCCGAGCCGCATCCGGACGACAGCAAGATCACCGAGGCGAGCTACGCCACGACGTCGGTGTACGGCCACGGCCACAAGGGATACTACGAGAACGTCTTCGCCACGCTGCGCGGCACGGCCCACGCCGACACCGACGGCCGCGAAGGACTGCATTCGCTGGAGTTGTTGATCGCCACCTATCTCGCGGCCCGTGATGGCCGGCGAGTCGCCCTGCCTCTGGAGTACTGA
- a CDS encoding nucleotide sugar dehydrogenase, with translation MSLANDLIARAASRDLTFGIVGCGYVGLPLAVELGRAGFKVIGYDISERVCDALNAGKSHIKDITDADVAELRKDGRFHATTDASELGLADAISICVPTPLSKYKDPDVSFIVAATESIKATLRRGQVIILESTTYPGTTREIMLPALESTGLKVGEDFFLAFSPERVDPGNPTYGTRNTPKVVGGITRDCHRVACACYAPAVDTLVPVSTTEAAELVKLLENTFRSVNIGLVNEMAIVCDKLGVDVWEVIDAAATKPFGFMKFTPGPGLGGHCIPIDPHYLAWKMRGLNYKTRFIDLAGELNSEMPLFWVRKTMEELNGHSKAIKGAKVLVLGVAYKKDIDDLRESPALDILGLLHQYGADVSYHDPYVAGFSEAGHDYKSVPLTAATVAAADVVLVVTDHTSIDWKMVKQNARLAVDTRHVLAKIDA, from the coding sequence ATGTCGCTTGCGAACGATCTCATTGCCCGCGCGGCCTCCCGCGACCTCACCTTCGGCATCGTCGGGTGCGGCTACGTCGGCCTTCCGCTCGCCGTCGAGCTCGGCCGTGCCGGCTTCAAGGTGATCGGTTACGACATCTCGGAACGGGTCTGCGACGCCCTCAACGCCGGGAAGTCGCACATCAAGGACATCACCGACGCCGACGTCGCCGAGCTGCGCAAGGATGGCCGCTTCCACGCGACCACCGACGCCTCGGAGCTTGGTCTCGCCGACGCGATCTCGATCTGCGTCCCGACGCCGCTCTCCAAGTACAAGGATCCTGACGTCTCCTTCATCGTCGCGGCCACCGAGTCGATCAAGGCGACGCTGCGGCGCGGCCAGGTGATCATCCTCGAGAGCACCACTTACCCGGGCACCACCCGCGAGATCATGCTCCCGGCGCTCGAGAGCACCGGCCTCAAGGTCGGCGAGGACTTCTTCCTCGCCTTCTCGCCGGAGCGGGTCGATCCGGGCAATCCGACGTACGGCACCCGCAACACGCCGAAGGTCGTCGGCGGCATCACGCGCGACTGTCACCGCGTCGCCTGCGCCTGCTACGCCCCGGCGGTCGATACCCTCGTCCCGGTGAGCACCACCGAGGCGGCCGAACTCGTGAAGCTGCTGGAGAACACCTTCCGCAGCGTCAACATCGGCCTCGTCAACGAGATGGCGATCGTCTGTGACAAGCTCGGCGTCGACGTCTGGGAAGTGATCGACGCGGCCGCGACCAAGCCGTTCGGCTTCATGAAGTTCACGCCGGGGCCGGGCCTCGGCGGGCACTGCATCCCGATCGACCCGCACTACCTCGCCTGGAAGATGCGCGGCCTGAACTACAAGACCCGCTTCATCGACCTCGCCGGCGAGCTCAACAGCGAGATGCCGCTCTTCTGGGTGCGCAAGACGATGGAAGAGCTCAACGGTCACAGCAAGGCGATCAAGGGCGCCAAGGTCCTGGTGCTCGGGGTGGCGTACAAGAAGGACATCGACGACCTCCGCGAGTCGCCGGCGCTCGACATCCTCGGCCTGCTGCACCAGTACGGTGCCGACGTGAGCTACCACGATCCGTACGTCGCCGGCTTCTCCGAGGCCGGGCATGACTACAAGTCGGTGCCGCTGACGGCGGCGACCGTCGCCGCGGCCGACGTGGTGCTGGTGGTCACCGACCACACCTCGATCGACTGGAAGATGGTCAAGCAGAACGCGCGGCTGGCCGTCGACACTCGCCACGTGCTGGCAAAGATCGACGCATGA
- a CDS encoding UDP-glucose/GDP-mannose dehydrogenase family protein — protein MKVTVIGSGYVGLVAGACLAETGNEVVCADVDARKIDGLRNGILPIYEPGLDALVVRNAAEGRLRFTTEIGEAVRHGDIVFIAVGTPPGEDGSADLQHVLAVATTIGNHCDRFKVVVTKSTVPVGTAEKVRGALTATGAKDFAVASNPEFLKEGAAIDDFMKPDRVVLGTDDPRAEEMLRELYAPFVRSGAPILFMDIPSAEVTKYAANAMLATRISFMNQIADLCERVGADVFAVRNGIGSDSRIGKAFLFPGPGYGGSCFPKDVKALVHTARGVGMAPDLLEAVEAVNARQKQVMFTKLQALLGDVRGTTVAVWGLAFKAGTDDMRESPASALIDALLDAGANVRAHDPEAMTVARGIWGDRVTFAGDPWEALEGADALAVVTEWLVYRTPDFDRIKAALRRPILVDGRNLYEPARMARLGFQYAGIGRRTS, from the coding sequence ATGAAGGTCACGGTGATCGGCTCGGGGTATGTCGGGCTCGTGGCCGGGGCGTGTCTCGCGGAGACCGGCAATGAGGTGGTCTGCGCCGACGTCGACGCGAGGAAGATCGACGGGTTGCGGAACGGCATCCTCCCGATCTACGAACCGGGGCTCGATGCGCTGGTGGTCCGAAATGCCGCCGAGGGGCGGCTCCGCTTCACCACCGAGATCGGCGAGGCGGTGCGGCACGGCGACATCGTCTTCATTGCGGTCGGCACGCCCCCCGGCGAGGACGGCAGCGCCGACCTGCAGCACGTCCTGGCGGTGGCCACGACCATCGGCAACCACTGCGACCGCTTCAAGGTCGTGGTGACGAAGTCCACCGTGCCGGTCGGTACCGCCGAGAAGGTGCGCGGCGCGCTGACCGCCACCGGGGCGAAGGACTTTGCCGTGGCGTCGAACCCCGAGTTCCTCAAGGAAGGGGCGGCGATCGACGACTTCATGAAGCCGGATCGCGTGGTGCTCGGCACCGACGATCCGCGCGCTGAGGAGATGCTGCGCGAGTTGTACGCCCCGTTCGTGCGGAGCGGCGCGCCGATCCTCTTCATGGACATCCCGTCGGCCGAAGTGACCAAGTACGCCGCCAACGCGATGCTCGCCACCCGCATCTCCTTCATGAATCAGATCGCCGACCTCTGCGAACGCGTCGGCGCCGATGTCTTCGCGGTGCGGAACGGCATCGGCAGCGACTCGCGGATTGGCAAGGCGTTTCTCTTCCCGGGTCCGGGGTACGGTGGCTCCTGCTTTCCGAAGGACGTGAAGGCGCTGGTACACACGGCGCGCGGCGTCGGTATGGCGCCGGACCTGCTCGAGGCGGTGGAAGCGGTGAACGCGCGCCAGAAGCAGGTGATGTTCACCAAGCTGCAGGCCTTGCTGGGCGACGTGCGCGGGACGACCGTCGCCGTGTGGGGGCTGGCCTTCAAGGCCGGCACCGACGACATGCGTGAGAGCCCCGCGAGCGCCCTGATCGATGCACTGCTGGACGCCGGGGCCAACGTGCGGGCGCACGACCCGGAGGCGATGACGGTGGCGCGCGGCATCTGGGGCGACCGGGTCACCTTCGCCGGCGATCCGTGGGAGGCGCTCGAGGGTGCCGATGCGCTCGCCGTGGTGACCGAATGGCTGGTGTACCGCACGCCAGATTTCGACCGGATCAAGGCGGCGCTTCGGCGTCCGATCCTCGTGGACGGCCGCAATCTCTACGAGCCTGCGCGCATGGCGCGACTCGGCTTCCAGTATGCCGGCATTGGCCGGAGGACGAGCTGA
- a CDS encoding SDR family oxidoreductase, with translation MRVVITGAAGFLASHLTDRFLANGDAVVGIDNFLTGRPENLAHLAGNPKFEFIEHDVSTPYDVDGPVDGVLHFASAASPPDYQEYPIETLLVGSEGTRYGLELAKRKGARFFLASTSEVYGDPQVHPQPETYWGYVNSIGPRSMYDEAKRFAEAMVMAYHRTHGVDTRIVRIFNTYGPRMRPEDGRVVSNFLVQALQGKPLTMYGDGSQTRSFCYVSDEVEGIFRLFHSDRTLPTNIGNPIEFTMLELAQQVLAVTGSSSKIEFLPLPGDDPKVRQPDITVARTVLGWEPKVPLREGLEKSLPYFQGEVAG, from the coding sequence ATGCGCGTCGTGATCACGGGGGCCGCCGGCTTCCTCGCCTCGCACCTGACCGATCGCTTCCTGGCGAACGGGGATGCGGTCGTGGGGATCGACAACTTCCTGACCGGACGGCCGGAGAACCTGGCCCACCTGGCCGGCAACCCGAAGTTCGAATTCATCGAACACGATGTCTCGACGCCGTACGATGTCGACGGCCCGGTGGACGGGGTGCTCCACTTCGCCTCGGCCGCCTCGCCGCCGGACTACCAGGAGTATCCGATCGAGACGCTGCTGGTTGGCTCCGAGGGGACGCGCTACGGCCTCGAGCTCGCCAAGCGGAAGGGTGCCCGCTTCTTCCTCGCCTCGACCTCGGAAGTCTACGGCGATCCGCAGGTGCACCCGCAGCCCGAGACCTACTGGGGTTACGTCAACTCGATCGGTCCGCGCTCCATGTACGATGAGGCGAAGCGTTTCGCCGAGGCGATGGTGATGGCGTATCACCGCACGCACGGCGTGGACACCCGCATCGTCCGGATCTTCAATACCTACGGCCCGCGGATGCGGCCCGAGGACGGCCGCGTCGTCTCGAACTTCCTGGTGCAGGCGCTGCAAGGGAAGCCGCTGACCATGTACGGTGACGGCTCGCAGACGCGCTCCTTCTGCTACGTGAGTGATGAAGTCGAGGGGATCTTCCGCCTCTTCCACTCCGACCGCACCCTGCCGACCAACATCGGCAATCCGATCGAGTTCACGATGCTCGAGCTGGCGCAGCAGGTGCTGGCCGTGACCGGCTCGTCGTCGAAGATCGAGTTCCTGCCGTTGCCGGGCGATGACCCGAAGGTGCGCCAGCCGGACATCACGGTCGCGCGCACGGTCCTCGGCTGGGAGCCGAAGGTGCCGCTGCGGGAAGGGCTCGAGAAGTCGCTGCCGTACTTCCAGGGCGAGGTCGCGGGATGA
- a CDS encoding tetratricopeptide repeat protein: MSRGASALLEGARERFANRDYYGALLCLDDEAAGEHGWADVFHLRGVCFSLLDRHLEAVAAFDRAIAINPRYLEAHLHRALALTALGREADAATAFAAARESVGPDVAGLSAPIAARLANEHAKLGELYAEAGAVQDAVREYRRASELGPAYLDLRLRLARLLMESGNPLEARDELSAILVTRPDWVEARVQLGLSRHLAGDTAGARETWRRCLEDAPGLDRVAAYLAMVDRIPE, from the coding sequence ATGAGTCGCGGCGCCTCGGCTCTGCTCGAAGGCGCGCGCGAGCGCTTCGCCAACCGCGACTATTACGGGGCGCTGCTCTGCCTCGATGATGAGGCCGCGGGCGAGCACGGCTGGGCCGACGTCTTTCACCTCCGCGGCGTCTGCTTCTCGCTGCTCGATCGCCATCTCGAAGCGGTGGCCGCCTTCGACCGCGCGATCGCGATCAATCCGCGCTACCTCGAGGCACACCTGCATCGTGCCTTGGCGCTCACGGCGTTAGGGCGCGAGGCCGATGCCGCCACCGCCTTTGCGGCGGCGCGTGAATCGGTCGGACCCGATGTGGCCGGCCTCTCCGCACCGATCGCCGCGCGCCTCGCCAATGAGCATGCCAAACTGGGCGAGCTCTACGCCGAGGCGGGTGCGGTGCAGGATGCCGTGCGCGAATACCGGCGCGCCTCCGAACTTGGCCCGGCATACCTCGACCTGCGGCTTCGTCTCGCGCGGTTGCTGATGGAGTCGGGGAATCCGCTGGAGGCGCGCGACGAACTGAGCGCCATCCTGGTGACCCGGCCCGACTGGGTCGAGGCTCGGGTGCAGCTTGGCCTGTCGAGGCATCTTGCCGGCGACACCGCCGGGGCGCGGGAGACGTGGCGGCGTTGCCTCGAGGACGCGCCTGGCCTCGATCGCGTCGCGGCCTACCTCGCCATGGTGGATCGGATCCCCGAATGA
- the bamD gene encoding outer membrane protein assembly factor BamD: MRRTLLPSLAAAIVALAGCNRAPAVTPGAARLRLTSQEIDSMWNQALALYQKRDWRKAGTALERAQLEMPVTDKRIPVARFYLAESRLGEKSNLQAVREFRRVSDEFPNDTLAAPALVRAGDAYLKMWRRPELDPTYGQSAYATYQEVLSRYPGTESAKTADLRIKDIENRFAIKEYKAALYYIRFKALDSAILYLRNIIATWPRAETVPDALDKLVTAYRTLGYVEDTNETCAYFRRQWPDSPKLAVSCPESKDSVAAPAAEIKKGP, encoded by the coding sequence ATGCGTCGTACGCTGTTGCCATCGCTCGCTGCTGCCATCGTCGCCCTTGCCGGCTGCAACCGCGCGCCGGCGGTCACGCCGGGTGCCGCTCGGCTTCGTCTGACCTCGCAAGAAATCGATTCGATGTGGAATCAGGCGCTCGCGCTGTACCAGAAGCGGGATTGGCGGAAGGCCGGTACGGCGCTGGAGCGGGCCCAGCTCGAAATGCCGGTCACCGACAAGCGCATTCCGGTCGCCCGTTTCTATCTGGCGGAGTCGCGCCTCGGCGAGAAGAGCAACCTGCAGGCGGTCCGCGAATTCCGCCGCGTCTCCGACGAATTCCCGAACGACACCCTCGCCGCCCCCGCGCTCGTGCGCGCTGGCGATGCGTATCTCAAGATGTGGCGCCGTCCCGAACTCGACCCGACCTACGGGCAGAGTGCCTACGCGACGTACCAGGAAGTGCTGAGCCGCTATCCCGGCACCGAGTCGGCCAAGACCGCCGACCTGCGCATCAAGGACATCGAGAACCGCTTTGCCATCAAGGAGTACAAGGCGGCGCTCTATTACATCCGCTTCAAGGCCCTCGACTCGGCGATCCTCTACCTCCGGAACATCATCGCCACCTGGCCGCGCGCGGAAACGGTGCCGGACGCGCTCGACAAGCTCGTCACCGCGTATCGCACCCTCGGCTACGTCGAGGACACCAACGAGACCTGCGCGTACTTCCGCCGGCAGTGGCCCGATTCGCCGAAGCTCGCCGTGAGCTGCCCGGAGTCGAAGGACTCTGTTGCCGCCCCGGCCGCCGAGATCAAGAAGGGTCCCTGA
- the nadD gene encoding nicotinate (nicotinamide) nucleotide adenylyltransferase, giving the protein MRVGILGGSFDPIHNAHLIAAQLARESLGLDVVRLMVAAQQPHKLGGHEATAEQRAEMVELAVAGLPGLVADWRELRRSGPSYTVDTLRELHAESPGTEFTLLLGADTASHFAEWREPEAIRALARVVVFRRGDAAVPAGFSAEVAVPALELSSTAVRTRAAAGLSLVGWVPDRVADYISRFGLYVSHGE; this is encoded by the coding sequence GTGCGGGTGGGGATCCTCGGTGGTTCCTTCGACCCGATCCACAACGCCCACCTGATCGCTGCGCAGCTGGCCCGGGAATCCCTCGGGCTGGATGTCGTGCGCCTGATGGTCGCGGCCCAGCAGCCTCACAAGCTCGGTGGCCATGAAGCCACCGCCGAACAACGCGCGGAGATGGTCGAGCTCGCCGTCGCCGGCCTCCCAGGGCTGGTGGCCGATTGGCGCGAGCTCCGGCGCAGCGGCCCCTCATATACCGTCGATACCCTCCGTGAGCTGCACGCCGAATCGCCCGGGACGGAGTTCACTTTGCTCCTCGGTGCCGACACCGCCAGCCACTTCGCCGAGTGGCGTGAGCCCGAGGCCATTCGTGCGCTGGCGCGGGTGGTGGTCTTCCGGCGGGGTGACGCGGCCGTTCCGGCAGGCTTCTCTGCCGAAGTGGCCGTCCCGGCATTGGAACTCTCCTCCACTGCGGTTCGTACCCGTGCTGCAGCTGGTTTGTCGCTGGTCGGATGGGTCCCTGACCGGGTGGCCGACTATATTTCAAGGTTTGGGCTCTATGTCAGTCACGGGGAGTAG